In Oryzias latipes chromosome 15, ASM223467v1, the following proteins share a genomic window:
- the LOC101175342 gene encoding elongin-A, which translates to MASGEVVKKIVRFKLQLSNATEPATVLKILQKLKDLDVTLEILAETGIGKTVNSFRRHKQAGEVAKALVKGWKNLVPKEFTSSKEDGVWSEKKGKEEQSCPNDEEPPFGDENNNSTSHLKNKNSPDEAPSTKRKDGSEKRQCEQQKKKNETKKCDQSRCWKKSSFEVQEDSGDNFAAPTKKNKSSDTLSGNKCKERIDEKSEFDSKEKCKVDSESRQFGLNSRSKSMPSKHSSTEEESSPAPGKSSKTIKATTDEGSSGKSQSSEAQHRKRKKSEEKLNISKSKHADNRELSKQQKKKLKMNHKNEESNSDKCLVSFESCLNYDVNDFKRKEKSGIKRAPKKPKSTTKRQAAEDSEIKPEKSPTVSPKQVQKSLLHLMDVPLPATLPELEKPSVEFYFERKAEKDSDFQDLEEDPAVFTGQRLNRKMQVYSGAKTLFLPTMMSLYQQCIRTLQNNINMLYETGGVPFELLEPVLERCTPDQLQRIEECNPIYIGVTDHLWGRHCLRDFKGYKLQEYESWKEMYLRLSEERERKLRRLTKTIVSAQSNKPKGRQVKMAFIHTVAKPPRDVRIQQEIHGTAAQQPHQLKCSVKGQENRLKSSCHEPIRSSSTSTGGSNDARKKTRVAPMMAKSLKAFKKQLGRR; encoded by the exons GTTCTAAAAATTTTGCAAAAATTAAAGGACCTTGATGTCACTTTAGAAATTCTTGCT GAAACTGGTATTGGAAAAACGGTCAACTCCTTTAGGAGGCACAAACAGGCTGGAGAGGTTGCCAAGGCTCTTGTTAAAGGCTGGAAAAACCTGGTCCCAAAGGAATTCACTAG CTCTAAAGAAGATGGAGTTTGGTCAGAGAAGAAAGGTAAAGAAGAACAAAGCTGTCCCAATGATGAAGAGCCGCCTTTCGGGGATGAAAATAATAACTCAACTTCACATCTGAAGAACAAGAACTCGCCTGATGAAGCTCCTTCCACTAAGAGGAAAGACGGCTCAGAGAAAAGACAATgtgagcagcagaaaaagaaaaatgaaaccaaaaaatgtGACCAAAGCAGGTGttggaagaaaagcagctttgaggtTCAGGAGGACAGTGGTGACAACTTTGCTGCACCGACAAAGAAGAACAAAAGCTCGGACACTTTGTCTGGAAACAAATGCAAGGAAAGAATTGATGAGAAATCTGAATTTGactccaaagaaaaatgtaaagtagACTCAGAGAGCAGACAATTTGGATTGAATAGTAGATCAAAATCAATGCCTTCAAAACACTCATCGACGGAAGAAGAGTCTTCTCCAGCTCCTGGAAAATCCTCCAAAACGATCAAAGCAACTACAGATGAGGGATCTTCAGGAAAGTCTCAAAGCTCAGAGGCCCaacacagaaaaaggaaaaagtctgAGGAGAAGCTGAACATATCGAAATCCAAACACGCTGACAATAGGGAGCtttcaaaacagcaaaagaaaaagctcaaaatGAATCACAAAAACGAGGAGAGCAACAGCGACAAGTGTTTAGTGTCTTTTGAGTCGTGCTTGAACTATGATGTTAAcgatttcaaaagaaaagagaaatctGGAATAAAGAGAGctcccaaaaagccaaaaagcaCTACAAAACGGCAGGCAGCTGAAGATTCTGAAATAAAACCTGAGAAGTCACCGACTGTCTCCCCAAAGCAG GTGCAGAAATCTTTGTTGCATCTCATGGATGTCCCCCTACCTGCCACTCTGCCTGAATTGGAAAAGCCAAGTGTTGAATTCTACTTTGAAAGGAAAG CTGAGAAAGATTCAGATTTTCAAGACCTGGAAGAAGACCCTGCAGTCTTCACGGGGCAGCGACTAAACAGGAAGATGCAGGTGTACTCCGGTGCCAAAACCCTTTTCCTCCCTACCATGATGAGCCTGTATCAGCAGTGCATCCGAACGCTCCAGAACAATATTAACA TGCTTTATGAAACGGGCGGAGTGCCGTTTGAACTTCTTGAACCCGTGCTGGAAAGATGCACACCGgatcagctgcagaggattGAGGAGTGCAACCCT ATTTACATTGGGGTTACTGATCACTTGTGGGGAAGGCACTGCCTGAGAGACTTCAAAGGCTACAAACTTCAGGAATATGAATCTTGGAAGGAGATGTATCTCCGTCTGTCAGAGGAAAGAGAAAGGAAACTCAGGAGGCTGACGAAAACGATTGTATCGGCACAGTCGAACAAACCGAAGG gTCGACAGGTGAAGATGGCATTTATTCACACTGTTGCCAAGCCACCGAGGGATGTGCGAATCCAGCAGGAAATCCACGGAACTGCTGCCCAACAGCCTCATCAGCTGAAGTGCAG tgtcAAAGGTCAGGAAAACAGATTAAAATCAAGCTGTCACGAGCCCATCAGGTCGAGCAGCACCAGTACTGGGGGTTCTAATGACGCACGCAAAAAAACAA gAGTTGCTCCAATGATGGCAAAATCATTGAAAGCTTTTAAGAAGCAGCTGGGACGGAGATGA